Proteins encoded by one window of Bauldia sp.:
- a CDS encoding CaiB/BaiF CoA-transferase family protein yields MSKTAPLAGLKVVELARVLAGPWAGQLLADLGADVVKVESLAGDDTRHWGPPFVENADGTHAAAYYHACNRGKRSIAVDFAKPEGREVVARLVAESDVVLENFKVGGLAKYRLDYDSLHAANPRLVYCSITGFGQDGPDAPRPGYDFMIQAMGGIMDLTGEASYPPQKVGLAFVDIFTGVYAVVAIQAALAHRDKTGEGQRIDLALLDTMTSVLSYQAMNYLVSGTAPTRMGNAHPNIVPYQEFATSDGHLIVAVGNDSQFRHFTAVIGVPALADDPRFATNEARVVNRAVLVPQLAEGVRRFRRDDLLAALEAVKVPAGPINNVAQVMAEPQVVHRKMRIDVHAGDGSTVPSIRSPILMPASPLAYDRASPRLGEHTAEVLAQLGYAAGDVERLVAAGIVSGA; encoded by the coding sequence ATGTCGAAAACAGCTCCGCTTGCCGGCCTCAAGGTCGTTGAACTTGCCCGCGTGCTTGCCGGTCCCTGGGCCGGCCAGCTTCTCGCCGATCTCGGCGCCGACGTCGTCAAGGTCGAGAGTCTCGCCGGCGACGACACGCGCCACTGGGGCCCGCCCTTCGTCGAGAATGCCGACGGCACGCACGCCGCGGCCTACTACCACGCCTGCAACCGCGGCAAGCGCTCGATCGCGGTCGATTTCGCGAAGCCGGAAGGGCGTGAGGTCGTCGCCAGGCTGGTGGCGGAAAGCGACGTGGTGCTGGAGAATTTCAAGGTCGGCGGGCTGGCGAAATACCGGCTCGACTACGACAGCCTGCACGCCGCCAATCCGCGCCTCGTCTACTGCTCGATCACCGGCTTCGGGCAGGACGGGCCCGACGCGCCGCGCCCGGGCTACGACTTCATGATCCAGGCGATGGGCGGCATCATGGATCTCACCGGCGAGGCGAGCTACCCGCCGCAGAAGGTCGGACTGGCCTTCGTCGACATCTTCACCGGCGTCTATGCCGTGGTCGCGATCCAGGCGGCGCTGGCGCATCGCGACAAGACGGGCGAGGGGCAGCGCATCGACCTCGCGCTGCTCGATACGATGACCAGCGTCCTGTCGTACCAGGCGATGAACTACCTCGTCTCCGGCACGGCGCCGACGCGCATGGGCAACGCGCACCCGAACATCGTGCCCTATCAGGAGTTCGCGACCAGCGACGGCCATCTGATCGTTGCGGTCGGCAACGACAGCCAGTTCCGGCACTTCACCGCCGTGATCGGCGTGCCGGCGCTCGCCGACGATCCGCGCTTCGCGACCAACGAGGCGCGCGTGGTCAACCGCGCGGTGCTGGTGCCGCAGCTCGCCGAGGGCGTGCGGCGCTTCCGCCGCGACGACCTCCTGGCGGCTCTCGAGGCGGTGAAGGTTCCGGCCGGCCCGATCAACAACGTCGCGCAGGTGATGGCCGAGCCGCAGGTCGTGCACCGCAAGATGCGGATCGACGTGCACGCCGGCGACGGCAGCACGGTGCCCTCGATCCGCAGCCCGATCCTGATGCCGGCCTCACCGCTCGCCTACGATCGCGCCTCGCCGCGGCTGGGGGAGCACACGGCCGAGGTGCTGGCGCAGTTGGGATATGCGGCGGGAGATGTCGAGCGGCTGGTGGCGGCGGGGATTGTTTCCGGAGCCTGA
- a CDS encoding DUF4383 domain-containing protein: MFLCGDSPRRTGMSAKMAAIVLGIVFVVIGLLGFVNNPVLGLFQVNIWHNLIHLISGLVLLAGAYSSLGSGMALKIIGVVYALVAILGFFLVTSDGMLLGFIAMNDADKWLHVVLAVVILVAGFGLPDDDAKMAM, from the coding sequence ATGTTTCTCTGCGGTGATTCGCCACGGAGGACTGGCATGTCAGCAAAAATGGCTGCGATCGTACTTGGAATAGTGTTCGTAGTGATTGGGTTGCTTGGCTTCGTCAATAACCCGGTGCTCGGCCTGTTTCAGGTCAACATCTGGCATAACCTGATCCACCTGATCAGCGGTCTGGTTCTTCTTGCCGGTGCTTACTCCAGCCTCGGCAGCGGCATGGCACTGAAGATCATCGGCGTGGTCTACGCGCTGGTCGCGATTCTCGGATTCTTCCTCGTCACTTCCGACGGAATGCTGCTCGGCTTCATCGCGATGAACGATGCCGACAAGTGGCTGCACGTCGTGCTCGCCGTCGTCATCCTCGTGGCCGGCTTCGGCCTGCCGGACGACGACGCCAAGATGGCGATGTAG
- a CDS encoding acyl-CoA dehydrogenase, protein MARPPFDWSDPLRLDDLLSEEERLIRDAARDYAQGKLAPRVLSAFREERFDREILTEFGAQGMLGATVPEADGGAGASYVAYGLINREIERVDSGYRSAMSVQSSLVIYPIHAYGSDAQRQKYLPGLISGEKVGCFGLTEPDHGSDPGGMVTRAVKIDGGYRLNGAKTWITNAPIADVLVVWAKSAADGDAIRGFIVERGAKGLSTPVIEGKVALRASITGEIVLDGVEVGDDAILPNASGLGGPFGCLNRARYGIAWGAMGAAEDCWHRTRDYTLARKQFGKPLAATQLIQKKLADMQTEIALGLQAVLRVGRLFDEHLATPEMVSLVKRNNAGKALDIARAARDMHGGNGVADSFNVIRHMVNLEAVNTYEGTHDIHALILGRAQTGIAAF, encoded by the coding sequence ATGGCACGCCCTCCCTTCGACTGGTCCGATCCGCTCCGCCTCGACGACCTGCTCTCAGAGGAAGAACGGCTCATCCGCGACGCCGCGCGCGACTACGCGCAGGGAAAACTCGCGCCGCGCGTCCTCTCCGCCTTCCGCGAGGAACGGTTTGACCGCGAGATACTGACCGAGTTCGGGGCGCAGGGGATGCTCGGCGCGACCGTGCCGGAGGCCGACGGCGGGGCAGGGGCCTCGTACGTCGCGTACGGCCTGATCAACCGCGAGATCGAGCGTGTCGATTCCGGCTACCGCTCGGCGATGAGCGTGCAATCGTCGCTCGTCATCTATCCGATTCATGCCTATGGCAGTGACGCGCAGAGGCAGAAGTATCTGCCGGGCCTGATCAGCGGCGAGAAGGTCGGCTGCTTCGGTTTGACCGAGCCTGACCACGGCTCCGACCCCGGCGGCATGGTGACTCGCGCGGTGAAGATCGACGGCGGCTATCGCCTTAACGGCGCCAAGACGTGGATCACCAACGCGCCGATCGCCGATGTGCTGGTCGTGTGGGCGAAGTCGGCGGCGGACGGCGACGCGATCCGCGGCTTCATCGTCGAGCGCGGCGCCAAGGGCCTGTCGACGCCGGTCATCGAGGGCAAGGTGGCGCTCCGCGCGTCGATCACCGGCGAGATCGTGCTCGATGGCGTCGAGGTCGGCGACGACGCGATCTTGCCGAATGCGTCGGGGCTCGGCGGGCCGTTCGGCTGCCTCAACCGGGCGCGCTACGGTATCGCGTGGGGCGCGATGGGCGCGGCGGAAGACTGCTGGCACCGGACGCGCGACTACACGCTGGCGCGCAAGCAGTTCGGTAAGCCGCTGGCAGCGACGCAACTGATCCAGAAGAAGCTCGCCGACATGCAGACCGAGATTGCGCTCGGTCTTCAGGCGGTGCTCCGCGTCGGCCGCCTGTTCGACGAACACCTCGCGACGCCCGAAATGGTCAGCCTGGTGAAGCGCAACAACGCCGGCAAGGCGCTCGATATCGCGCGGGCGGCGCGCGATATGCACGGCGGCAACGGCGTCGCGGATTCCTTTAATGTCATCCGGCACATGGTCAATCTTGAGGCTGTGAATACCTACGAGGGTACGCACGACATTCACGCGCTCATTCTCGGTCGGGCGCAGACAGGTATTGCCGCGTTCTGA
- a CDS encoding isoprenylcysteine carboxylmethyltransferase family protein: MILGWAHVLVVLVALQRLGELLYARRNTAALLARGAHEVGAGHYPAMVLLHAGWIVALFVLTAPNPAPQWAWLAIFAVCQALRLWVLANLGPYWTTRIIVMDGAPAVRTGLYRYVRHPNYLIVAIEIPALPLGLGMPMTALVFGILNLAVLAWRVRAEDAARRGID, encoded by the coding sequence ATGATTCTCGGCTGGGCGCACGTTCTCGTTGTCCTCGTCGCCCTGCAACGTCTGGGCGAGTTGCTGTATGCCCGCCGGAACACGGCCGCGTTGCTCGCCCGCGGCGCGCACGAGGTCGGCGCCGGCCACTATCCGGCGATGGTGTTGCTGCACGCCGGCTGGATCGTCGCGCTGTTCGTGCTGACTGCGCCCAACCCGGCGCCGCAGTGGGCGTGGCTCGCGATATTTGCCGTGTGCCAGGCGCTGCGGCTTTGGGTGCTCGCCAACCTCGGTCCCTACTGGACGACGCGGATCATCGTCATGGACGGCGCGCCGGCGGTCCGGACCGGGCTCTACCGCTACGTCCGCCATCCGAACTATCTGATCGTCGCGATCGAGATACCGGCGCTGCCGCTCGGCCTCGGCATGCCGATGACGGCGCTGGTTTTCGGTATCCTCAATCTGGCGGTGCTCGCCTGGCGGGTGCGGGCGGAGGATGCAGCGCGGCGCGGGATCGACTAG
- a CDS encoding type III polyketide synthase yields MLDKVETAARDKRRSATFDVEIAAVATAVPHQAISQEEMRQRARVSYPQFASIDSIYANTGIEQRYVCEPAEWYLQPRTWEERTAVFQRNALALLEQATVEAVAKAGMEIGEIDAIVVNTITGLAVPSLDAKLMNRLPFRPDTERLPIFGIGCGGGVAGLARASRIAQSMPGGNVLFLTVDLCTLCLRINDPSITMFVATALFGDGAAAIVLRNTGGTDGGGGQAKVAAMGEHFWGGTEGIMGWDIKNDGFGIVLSPTLPSLVQERFAPALDQFLAKHELTRDDIDGYLLHPGGGKILDVAEKVLALPPEGLKPSREILRTYGNMSSATAMFILKYAFDHGLHGRYVLAAFGPGFSAYFMVLDL; encoded by the coding sequence ATGCTCGATAAGGTCGAAACCGCCGCGCGCGACAAGCGGCGGAGCGCTACTTTTGACGTCGAAATCGCGGCCGTCGCGACCGCCGTCCCGCATCAGGCGATCAGCCAGGAGGAGATGCGCCAGCGCGCCCGGGTCTCCTACCCGCAATTCGCCAGCATCGATTCCATCTACGCCAACACCGGCATCGAGCAGCGCTACGTCTGCGAGCCGGCGGAATGGTACCTCCAGCCGCGCACCTGGGAGGAACGCACCGCGGTCTTCCAGCGCAACGCGCTGGCGTTGCTTGAGCAGGCGACTGTCGAGGCAGTCGCGAAAGCCGGAATGGAGATCGGCGAGATCGACGCGATCGTCGTCAACACCATCACCGGCCTCGCTGTGCCGAGCCTCGACGCCAAGCTGATGAACCGGCTTCCCTTCCGGCCCGACACCGAGCGCCTGCCGATCTTCGGCATCGGTTGCGGCGGCGGCGTCGCCGGCCTCGCCCGCGCCTCGCGCATCGCGCAATCGATGCCGGGCGGCAACGTGCTGTTCCTCACCGTCGATCTCTGCACGCTGTGCCTGCGCATCAACGATCCGTCGATCACGATGTTCGTCGCGACCGCATTGTTCGGCGACGGCGCCGCCGCGATCGTGCTGCGCAACACCGGCGGCACCGACGGCGGTGGCGGACAGGCGAAGGTCGCCGCCATGGGCGAGCACTTCTGGGGCGGCACCGAAGGCATCATGGGCTGGGACATCAAGAACGACGGCTTCGGCATTGTCCTGTCGCCGACCTTGCCCTCGCTGGTGCAGGAGCGCTTTGCCCCTGCCCTCGACCAGTTCCTCGCCAAGCACGAACTGACGCGTGATGACATCGACGGCTACCTGCTCCATCCCGGCGGCGGCAAGATTCTCGACGTCGCCGAGAAGGTGCTGGCGCTGCCGCCCGAGGGCCTGAAGCCGTCGCGCGAGATTCTCCGCACATACGGCAACATGTCGTCGGCGACCGCGATGTTCATCTTGAAATACGCCTTCGACCACGGCCTCCACGGCCGCTACGTGCTGGCGGCGTTCGGCCCCGGATTCTCGGCATATTTCATGGTGCTCGACCTGTAG